A genomic region of Christiangramia sp. OXR-203 contains the following coding sequences:
- the msrA gene encoding peptide-methionine (S)-S-oxide reductase MsrA: protein MKEDNLMKATLAGGCFWCTEAVFQRLDGVEKVVSGFTGGAIKNPAYREIITGRTGHAEAIQITYDPGKITYNELLMVFFATHDPTTLNRQQNDVGTQYRSAIFFHDEEQEKVAKKTIEIIEEENAFDDPIVTEVTEASAFYVAEQEHQDFYNQHRQQPYCQFIIDPKITKLKKYFSDKLKQTNDHGI, encoded by the coding sequence ATGAAAGAAGATAATTTGATGAAAGCGACTCTTGCCGGAGGATGTTTCTGGTGTACAGAGGCTGTTTTTCAGCGATTAGATGGTGTAGAAAAAGTGGTATCAGGTTTTACAGGTGGTGCGATTAAGAATCCCGCATATAGAGAGATCATTACAGGTCGCACCGGTCATGCTGAAGCAATACAAATTACGTACGATCCAGGTAAGATTACATACAACGAATTATTAATGGTGTTTTTTGCAACTCATGATCCTACTACGCTTAATAGACAACAGAATGATGTTGGAACTCAATATAGAAGTGCGATATTCTTTCACGATGAAGAACAGGAGAAGGTTGCTAAAAAAACAATAGAGATCATTGAAGAAGAGAATGCGTTTGACGATCCTATCGTAACCGAAGTTACTGAAGCTTCCGCTTTCTACGTTGCAGAACAGGAACATCAGGACTTCTACAATCAGCACAGGCAACAACCATATTGTCAATTTATAATCGACCCGAAAATAACAAAGCTAAAAAAATACTTTTCAGATAAGCTGAAGCAAACTAATGATCATGGCATATAA